TCTCATCCAAGCTGTTGTGGAATGCCTCGCCAAAGAACACGGGTTAATGGGAAATAACATCTGCTATCATCGAGCAGAAGGAAGTTACCTAAATCATGTTATTGAAAATAAACAAGGGCTCCCAATTTCTCTGTCTTTAATCTATATGGCTGTCGGCAAAGAACTGGGTATTGAGATCCAGGGAGTCGCCGCCCCAATGCAATTCATACTGCGATATGAAACACAGGCGGGACCACTCTTCATTGACCCTTATTTGAAAGGTGCCGTTTATAATGAGGAGGAATGCCTGATCCGGCTGGCAGAATTAACAGATCTTTCCAAGAAGGAACTAAGCAGACTTTTAAAACCAGCCACCCACCGAGAGATTATCATTCGTATGCTCATGAACCTCAAACGAATTCATGAAGAACAGCAGGATTATCAGAAAGCATGGAATGTACAACGCAGGCTATTTGCACTAAGCCCTCTTTCAAATGCACATAAAAAAGACCTGGCAGCTTACAGCTTTAAAATAAAACAACTAAGCCTATCAATCGAGTTACTCGAAAGCTGCCTCAAAAGCTGTCCTGAATCTGAGTGGAATTCTATCAAATTGATGCTGCAAAAAGCACACTCTGAACTCGCACAATGGAACTGACATCCGTCGTTCAAAGTTCGAAATGAGACTTATCGACTTCAACCTGTCGAATAAATTTACCACCACTCTGGAATAATTGCGCTTCCGAAAAACGGCTCCATGCCAGACGTGTGACGAGAAATTCCAACGTCGGCTTTTCTAAGTCGAGTGCAATCGCAACTTCGCGCGAATAAATCGGCTCAGAATGTGCAAATGAAATACCCTCGATAGATAGATTTCTGCCCTCAACCGTCTGCAGTTCACTTTCCAGTTGCTTTGTTTTCTCATCAACAAATGCCAGTCCAATCGGCCGCTCGAATGAAATCCGATGCCAGGCACGGCTACTGGTCAATGTCGGTTCAAGGTACCAACTGGCGACAACTGCTTCAGCAAGCTTGCATAATTCAGGAATTTGACGCAAACACGGAAACTGTTTTGTTTCGCGCAGAAAAATCCCTTTTTTGTCGAACTTAAAATCTGGAGTTTCGAGATTCAAAGCACCGTCTAAGCGAGGCCCTCTCTCGTACTCTTCCACTATTTGACCCATATTTTAGCTCTTATCAAAGTAACACAACTGACAACAGACACATTGATTAGTAATTCACGGAGTCAGATTTCAGTATTTTTGCCGGAAAGCACTTGCTCGGGAAATGCCGTCGAAGGGAGAGTTCAGGGAGAGAGATATTGGTAATCTAGTTCGAAAGGTCTTCCGCGTCAAATTTTTCTGAATTCAGAAACGAATTCAAAATCAGCCAATCCAGAAATAATCACTTTAGACTGTATAGTCGGTAAAACTGCGACAATAGAAAAGGAGGCTCATGCTCATAAAAAGCAATAGCTTATCGCCATTAAAGTACATTTTGAAAACAAAGAGAGGCTTTGCCCTCATTTAATAATTCTGAGAAAAAAATTGAGTCAAACCTACTGGAATTGCCGTTCCAGCTCTGATTTCATTTCGTTAATGACTGG
The Gimesia aquarii DNA segment above includes these coding regions:
- a CDS encoding SirB1 family protein codes for the protein MDTSDLFEFKQDQEFSKLLHHDNYIDLTTAALEIARDDQPDLVFDSVHTWIRQRASELSSRVALAEDDRSLIQAVVECLAKEHGLMGNNICYHRAEGSYLNHVIENKQGLPISLSLIYMAVGKELGIEIQGVAAPMQFILRYETQAGPLFIDPYLKGAVYNEEECLIRLAELTDLSKKELSRLLKPATHREIIIRMLMNLKRIHEEQQDYQKAWNVQRRLFALSPLSNAHKKDLAAYSFKIKQLSLSIELLESCLKSCPESEWNSIKLMLQKAHSELAQWN